In Oncorhynchus masou masou isolate Uvic2021 chromosome 11, UVic_Omas_1.1, whole genome shotgun sequence, the genomic stretch GAATGATCTAATCTGGGAGTCTACCTTTTGATCTGAAGCGCTCCTCTGTCTGGAATGATATTTAGACACCTAAACAATGGGAATAAAAGTTGCTCTATTTTAAGTGTTAACGGTGCTCTGCTTGCAAGCAGTATGATCAGTGATTTTGTACATTTGACTTGGTAATTCTTTTCTGATATCACCACGTTTCTGTAAGCCTCACACTTTGATGAGCGCTAAAGAAACTTGTATTAATGTTTCCCCAACAGTTCCTTCCAATCTGACATGACACATGCCCCATGATGACCAACACACCTTTAAGCTTCTGGTTGTTTCCCTGCAGAGATCCCcagcctgctctcctctccctccagcagCTTCCTGTAGACGGCGATTTCAGCGTCCAGCTTCAGCTTGATGTGCAGCAGCTCTTGGTAGTCGGCCAGGTACTTGCCCATCTCCATCTTGGTCTCGCAGAGCTGGTGCTCCAGCTGAGCAATGATGCCCTCCAGGCCTCCAACCTTATCCATGTGGGCCATCTCCATGTCCTCCAGCTGCTGCTCCAGGGCCGCGTTTCTCGCCCTCAGCCCGTCGATCTGGTTCTGGAGGTCTGTCACCTGGTTGTGGAAGGTGGTGATCTCTTCTTTCATGGACTTCATCTGCTCTTCTTTCTTGCCGGCGACTTCTTTGAGGGTTTCAAACTTGCCCTTGTACCACTTCTCGGCTTCCTGGACGTTCTTGGCCGCCACAGTCTCAATCTCGGCGCGCATGTTGCGGAGGTAGGCGGCGAGGTCGGGGCGGTCACCGTCGAGTTCCGTGGTCACCTTGGAGTCCTCAATCTGCTTCATGAGGTCGGCAACTTCCTCGTCATGCAACTTCTTGAGGAACTCAATCTCGGCCACCAGCTGTTCGACACTCTTCTCGAGCTCAGCCTTCTGCAGAGTGGCATTGTCAACGTCTTGACGGAATTCCCTCAGGATCATCTCTGCCTCCTCTGGAGACGGACAAATGGAGTGGATGAGTTGGAAACACAACAGCAGTGATGTTAGTACTCTATAAAGTATTGGAATCAATTGTATTTGATGGGGTGTATGATAAGCCTGTATACAGACTAATCAAAATATCTGGTTCCATTTTTCATGCAAACAAAAGTACATCATACCCTCTCCAACAACTGTTTATGTCTATATAACAATGAAGTGAATCTATATGATTAGTTTCAGCCAATCTCCCCACTTCCCAGACAGTGTGAGACCCTACCTTTCAGTGCCAGCTCCTCTTCCAGTTTCATTCTccacacctccacctcctcctcaatgTATCCCCTCTCGATATCAGCAGCTCCCTTCTCATTGGTCAAGGCTTCGATCAGCTCCCTCATCTCCTTGAACTTGAGGTTGTACTCTTCTCCGATGCCGGTGGGGCCTCCCTTAAAGCGGCCCTGTAGCGCAGCCAGCTCGGCCATCAGCAGGGCGTTCCTCTGTTCAAGGGCCTGGACTTTCTCGATGTAGCCTGCAAACCTCACGTTTAGCTCCTGCATCTCCTCCTTCTCGTTGGCATGGACCTGGTGTATCTCTGTGCCCAACTCCACGGCCGAGGACACGTGGCCGCCCTGGTATCCGGAGCGTCCACGGTTGTTGTACGAGGATCCACGGCaccgggagggagaggggctctGAACTCGCACACTGCTGCGTGCCCCACTCACCTGCAGGGACTGGGATTTCTGGGAATAGGAAGATCCTCTCATGTTTGGTTCTCAGTGTGTTACAGTGTCTTCTAGAATCAGATTATTTGTTTGTTCTTGAGTATAGTTCCAGTTCCACTAAACAGGAAGGCCTCTTCTGGTGTTCTCTCCCTTTGCTGGCTGGCCTACCTTGCTGTTGTGCTGACAGTCTCTCAGATCGACCTGTGGCTTTTATAGGGCCGCAAAGAATGTCTCAGACTCCCTTGAAAATCTTGCAGGGTTTTGAAATGTTTTAAATGTGGATCATTACTCTCTTCAAAGACCTGCAGCACCACAGTCTTCATTTGCTAGCTAGCATTGCATTGTTAGTAGTGGGGATGGGTGGAGTTTGCACGGCCCTAACGCCTCCATATGAAATAGTGATATGAGCATGTATGCCCGCTATTTTTCACTCTCTTCTCACTTAGGGCGCCGCTAGGGACTCGGGAGGGTGTGAGGCAGGGTAGGGAGGGCTTTAAGCGCATTGGAAAACGATGACCAAGTGACTTATGTTCTTCGGCAACAGTTTTTCCAGTAAGACTTTCTAACACATGATCCCTCATATGTGAATCAAGGTGTCAGACACCAGTCTCCAGTGGAGACATTATTTAAACAATACTATTAACCTTCTCCAAGAATACCAAGAGACTTCCTAAGGCTTGTAATGACGTTAAGGAGAGCAGTAGGGCTCCTACTTCATTTGAGTCTCTCTGTCGTCTCAGGACATGGACTACGCCAAACAGGGCAGTAACAATAGTAAAGCTATGTCTTGATATTTTAGATTCAGGTGCCTCTATTTGTGTTAGAAAAGTATTTTACTGGATCTATGGACAACCACTATTTACTAGTAATAATGGTTTAAAGCACCTGCACACTATTGGAATGTTTGGCAATGTTTTGACTTGAAGTGGTAATCTGACAAAAAGGGAAATCTGCATAATTGATGAGACACTACTGGTTATGATTGATGAGACACTATTGGTTTTGATTGATGAGACCCTATTGGTTATGATTGATGAGACACTACTGGTTTTGATTGATGAGACCCTATTGGTTATGATTGATGAGACACTACTGGTTATGATTGATGAGACACTATTGGTTATGACTGATGAGACACTACTGGTTTTGATTGATGAGGCCCTATTGGTTTGGATTGATGAGACACTATTGGTTTTGATTGATGAGACACTATTGGTTTTGATTGATGAGGCCCTATTGTTTATGATTGATGAGACACTATTGGTTTTGATTGATGAGACCCTATTGGTTTTGATTGATGAGACACTATTGGTTATGATTGATGAGACACTTATTTTCTGTAGTTTGTACAGTTGGTTCACACACTCTGTTCCTCCTCACTCGAATCACATTTAAAATCAATATACTACCTATTTTTTCATGACATTTTTACTCCACTCTACATTCATGGACATGAGATTATTGCACTTTTAAGTGATATCCTCTGGGTCCACATTGTACAATTTGTTGTATATGTCTGTTACCCAAATAAATGAATGGTATTCCCAAATGGTGAGGTATTACTCTTGTATTAGCTAACATCAGCTGTGTCTAACATAGCCAGCTGTGGAGTGTGTATCTATCTGTGTGATGCCTTCAGCCCCTGTTGGCAGTTCCTTGCGAGGGCTCTACGTTCATGGATATAAGATGACATGTCTTCACCAAATGGTGAATACCTCGATATTCTGTACCACATGTTTAGTAGTGAGTCATGATCAGCTTGCTGTTAGTGTGGCGTGAGTGGGTGTAGCCACCTATCTGCCTCCCCTGTGAGGGCATCAGCCCTGAGCAGGTTCAATCGCTAGTCTACATTCATTGACATGAgattacttttttattttatttcttttttcacctttatttaaccaggtaggctagttgaggacaagttctcatttacaactacgacctggccaagataaagcaaagcagtgtgaacagacaacacagagttacacatggaataaacaagtgtacagtcaataacacaatagaaaaaaatcaagtttatatacagtgtgtgcaaatgatgtgaggaggtaggcaataaataggtcataagtagcgaagtaattacaatttagcagattaacactagagtgataaatgagcagatgatgatgtgcaagtagagatactggtgtgcaaaagagcagaaaagtaaaataaaactaaaacaatatggggatgaggtaggtcgaTTGGGGGGCTACAGAtgaactatgtacagctgcagcgatctgtTAGCTGCTCacatagctgatgtttaaagttagtgagggaaatataagtctacagcttcagcgatttttgaaaTTACTtacagtcactggcagcagagaactggaaggaaaggcggccaaaggacgtgttggctttggggatgaccagtgagatatacctgctggagcgcgtgctacgggtgggtgttgttatcgtgcccagtgagctgagataaggcagagctttacctagcatagacttggagatgacctggagccagtgggtctggcgactaGAGCacacaagtcgcagtggtgggtggtataagggggtTTGGTAactaaacggatggcactgtgatagactgcatccagtttgctgagtagagtattggaagctattttgtagatgacatcgccgaagtcgaggatcggtaggagagtcagttttactagggtaagtttggcggcgtgagtgaaggaggctttgttgtgaaatagaaaaccgattctagatttgattttggattggagatgtttgatatgagtctggaaggagagtttacagtctagccagacacctaggtatttgtagttgtccacatattctaggtcagaaccgtctagGGTCGGGGTTGCGAGTGCGGGCAAcgtatggttgaaaagcatgcatttggttttattagcgtttaagagcagttggtggCCACGGAAGGAGTAGCTGAAGGAGTAGTATGGCAtcgaagctcgtttggaggtttgttaacacagtgtccaaagaagggccagatgtatacagaatggtgtcgtctgagtaGAGATGGATCACAGAATCagccgcagcaagagcgacatcattgacatatacagagaaaagagtcggcccgagaattgaaccctgtggtacgcccgccagaggtccggacaacaggccctccaatttgacacactggacTCTGTTTGTGAAGTCGTTGGATAAACCGGCTAGGtggtcatttgagaaaccaaggctattgagtctgctgataagaatgtggtgattgacagagtcgaaagccttggccaggtcgatgaagacggctgcacagtactgtcttttatcattgttggttatgatatcgtttagtaccttgagcgtggctgaggtgcacgcgtgactggctcggaaaccggattgcacagcggagaaggtacagtgggattcgaaatggtcagtgatctgtttattaacttggctttcgaagactttagagaggcagggcagaatggatatactgtaggtctaaaACAGTTTGAGTCTAGAGTGTTACCCCCTTTGAAGAGTGGGATGACCGCCAGCATCTTTCCAATCTTTagagatctcagacgatacaaaagagaggttgaacaagctagtaataggggttgcaacaatggcggcggataattttagaaagagagggtccagattgtctagcccagctgatttgtacgggtccaggttttgcagctctttcagaacatctgctatctggatttgagtGAAGGACAAGCTGGAATTTGTCTTCTTGACCAAAGTAATTAatatgtactgaacaaaaatataaacacaacgttCAATAAGGTTCATATGAGGAAAAcaataaattgaaataaattcattaggccctaatctatggatttcacataactggaaATATAGATctgtatctgttggtcacagataccttaaaaaaaatgggcctcaggatcacatcacagtatttctgtgcattcaaattgccattgataaaatgcaattgtttgttgtctgtaatTTACACCTGCTCATACATggccataaccccacctccaccatgggcactctgtttacaacttgacgccatacacatggtctgcagttgtgaggctggttggacgtactgccaaattctctaaaaacgatgttggatgcggcttatggtagagaaattaacattcaatcctctggcaacagttctggtggacattcctgcagtcagcatgacaattgcacgTCAATTGCAcatcaaaacctgagacatctgtggtattatgttgtgtgacaaaactgcacattttagagtggcttttattgtccctagcacaaggttcacctgtgtaatgatcatgctgtttaatcagcttcttgatatgccacacctgtcaggtggatggattatcttatcaaaggataaatgctctctaacaggaatgagaaataagctttttgtgtgtacagaacatt encodes the following:
- the LOC135547903 gene encoding vimentin-like, with product MRGSSYSQKSQSLQVSGARSSVRVQSPSPSRCRGSSYNNRGRSGYQGGHVSSAVELGTEIHQVHANEKEEMQELNVRFAGYIEKVQALEQRNALLMAELAALQGRFKGGPTGIGEEYNLKFKEMRELIEALTNEKGAADIERGYIEEEVEVWRMKLEEELALKEEAEMILREFRQDVDNATLQKAELEKSVEQLVAEIEFLKKLHDEEVADLMKQIEDSKVTTELDGDRPDLAAYLRNMRAEIETVAAKNVQEAEKWYKGKFETLKEVAGKKEEQMKSMKEEITTFHNQVTDLQNQIDGLRARNAALEQQLEDMEMAHMDKVGGLEGIIAQLEHQLCETKMEMGKYLADYQELLHIKLKLDAEIAVYRKLLEGEESRLGISAGKQPEA